Proteins co-encoded in one Lates calcarifer isolate ASB-BC8 linkage group LG17, TLL_Latcal_v3, whole genome shotgun sequence genomic window:
- the zranb2 gene encoding zinc finger Ran-binding domain-containing protein 2 — translation MSGKSFRVSDGDWICPDKKCGNVNFARRTSCNRCGREKTTEAKMMKAGGTEIGKTLAEKSRGLFSANDWQCKTCGNVNWARRSECNMCNTPKYAKLEERTGYGGGFNERENVEYIEREESDGEYDEFGRKKKKYRGKTNSTSSSKESEKKEVAKDEDDEEEEEEEDDEDGDLSKYKLDDDDDDDEDGDLSKYDLNASDEDDKPAKKKGSRSGSSRSRSSSRSSSSSSRSRSRSRSRSSSSSRSGSRSRSHSRSSSRSGKGSSPRKRSRSPSSSPERRQKRSRSRSSSGGRKRRRSRSHSSERRRGHSSGSSHSGSSSKKK, via the exons ATGTCGGGGAAGAGTTTTCGAGTGAGCGACGGGGACTGGATTTGTCCCGATAAAAA GTGTGGAAATGTGAACTTTGCTAGAAGAACTAGTTGTAACAGATGTGGCAGGG agaaaaccacagaagCAAAGATGATGAAAGCAGGAGGAACAGAGATTGGAAAAACCCTGGCTGAGAAGAGCAGAGGCCTCTTCAGTGCAAATGATTGGCAATGCAAAAC ATGTGGCAATGTGAACTGGGCTAGACGGTCAGAGTGCAACATGTGTAACACACCTAAATATGCCAAGCTTGAAGAGAGAACAG GTTACGGTGGAGGTTTCAATGAAAGGGAAAATGTAGAATACATTGAACGGGAGGAGTCTGATGGCGAATATGATGAG TTTggtagaaaaaagaaaaaatatcgTGGGAAGACCAACAGCACATCTTCCTCgaaagaaagtgaaaagaaagaagtagcaaaagatgaagatgacgaggaggaagaagaggaggaggatgatgaagatggtgaCCTCTCCAAGTACAAACTAGAT gatgatgacgacgacgacgaaGATGGAGACCTGTCAAAGTATGACCTGAACGCCAGCGACGAAGACGACAAGCCAGCCAAGAAAAAGGGCAGCCGCTCGGGATCCTCACGTTCCCGCTCGTCCTCGcgctcctccagctccagttCACGGTCGAGGTCCAG gTCCCGATCTAGAAGCTCATCCAGTTCCAGATCTGGATCTCGCTCGAGGTCCCACTCCAG ATCCAGCTCCAGGTCTGGAAAGGGCTCCTCTCCCCGGAAGAGGTCCCGCTCGCCCTCCTCCTCACCCGAGAGGAGACAGAAGCGCAGTCGCTCCAGGTCCTCATCTGGAGGGAGAAAACGGAGGCGCTCTAGATCACATTCGTCCGAAAG GCGCCGTGGCCACTCCTCTGGATCTTCCCATTCTGGCTCCAgttcaaaaaagaaataa